In one Pseudothermotoga sp. genomic region, the following are encoded:
- a CDS encoding YebC/PmpR family DNA-binding transcriptional regulator, whose product MSGHNKWANIKHRKMAQDAKRSQLFTKLIRELIVAAREGGGNPDTNPRLRAAIERAKEASMPKENIERAIKRGTGEIEGAEFQEIIYEAYAPGGVALYIRALTDNKNRTAQELRHVLSRHGGSLAEPGSVSWVFERKGIVQMPKEQVANIEEVMMIAIDAGAEDIKEQEDPIRIIASPEDVMKIKDALEANGYKVEASIGYVPKSTVRVTGKDAERLLTLLNALEDMDDVQEVFSNFEMDDAEMEAILAQLGQ is encoded by the coding sequence ATGTCTGGTCACAACAAATGGGCGAATATAAAGCACAGAAAAATGGCCCAAGATGCGAAGAGGTCGCAGTTGTTCACGAAATTGATCCGCGAGTTGATCGTTGCAGCGCGTGAAGGGGGCGGAAACCCCGACACGAACCCACGTCTCAGGGCAGCCATCGAAAGAGCGAAAGAGGCGAGCATGCCAAAGGAAAACATCGAGAGAGCCATCAAACGTGGCACGGGAGAAATCGAGGGCGCCGAATTTCAAGAGATCATCTACGAGGCTTACGCACCAGGTGGAGTAGCTCTGTACATACGAGCACTCACAGACAACAAAAACAGGACTGCTCAAGAGTTGAGACACGTTTTGAGTAGGCACGGAGGTAGCCTCGCCGAACCGGGATCGGTAAGTTGGGTGTTTGAAAGGAAAGGCATCGTGCAAATGCCAAAAGAACAAGTTGCCAACATTGAGGAAGTCATGATGATCGCCATCGATGCTGGTGCGGAGGACATAAAGGAGCAAGAAGATCCCATCAGGATCATCGCGAGCCCTGAGGACGTGATGAAGATCAAAGATGCTCTCGAAGCCAATGGTTACAAAGTTGAAGCTAGCATTGGATATGTGCCGAAGAGCACAGTCCGTGTTACTGGAAAAGATGCCGAGAGACTGCTGACCCTTTTGAACGCGTTGGAAGACATGGACGATGTTCAAGAAGTCTTCTCGAACTTCGAGATGGACGATGCCGAGATGGAGGCTATCTTGGCACAACTCGGGCAATGA
- a CDS encoding ATP-binding protein, producing MRIGVVTGINSSNPYIFYVRLEQKDGKPHHMLQIDDVVKVRFNYEPQGALVYYGIVVEIKAKWDFGPISGYEEELALKGLSPANPIFLATVMTTRMLKMEGEKILPDAPQVPPPPGAEVSLASEEEINAAMGFDELLQKDYAIPVGVFKNNKPAYVDIRYILGENGAHINISGQSGVAAKTSYATFLVKSFLDTGNRLKDKNELMAALSRSRFIIFNVKGEGLLFLDKWSKDWKEKEKTDSAKLWQEMYDTLKVRAEPFSKVKFFATRKPNRDEPWVNKRFEGVQSYGWDIVDIMKLGLFELMFDQEELEKNQNLQLAVMVVQEALQERFEEAIRKAREFCLRNQIKVSNEPEIIIRTAIANGFDVRAQAGLPDGLDELIEMFEEDEEFKTKIMQEIQGKATIAALVRRLKAAKATGFDLIWVKTNFLQFDTTTSRRIDWDRPGQVTVVDISKLRARPQSFVVGAVLIEVMKSREEKTNQDPVFIFLDELNKYAPRHGGGPLSNIFRDIAERGRSFRVILIGAEQTASEVDYRIITQSSTTVVGRQKGAELMKPEYAHLTDEQKARAALLQQGEVIIDQPFMRIPITVRFPLPVWCTREDGVYTMGPEERKMVEKRLYGGD from the coding sequence ATGAGGATCGGTGTCGTTACAGGCATAAACAGCTCAAACCCTTACATTTTCTACGTAAGGCTCGAGCAGAAAGATGGTAAACCACATCACATGCTCCAGATAGACGATGTGGTCAAGGTGAGGTTCAATTATGAACCTCAAGGAGCCCTCGTTTATTACGGCATCGTGGTGGAGATCAAGGCGAAATGGGACTTCGGACCGATATCGGGCTACGAGGAAGAACTCGCTCTGAAGGGGCTTTCACCTGCCAACCCCATTTTCCTGGCCACCGTGATGACCACAAGGATGCTGAAGATGGAAGGGGAAAAGATCCTTCCAGACGCCCCACAGGTACCCCCACCGCCAGGCGCAGAAGTCAGCTTGGCCAGCGAAGAAGAAATCAATGCGGCGATGGGTTTCGATGAACTGCTGCAGAAAGACTACGCGATACCAGTGGGTGTGTTCAAAAACAACAAGCCAGCCTATGTGGACATCAGATACATCCTGGGTGAAAACGGTGCCCACATAAACATCTCTGGTCAATCTGGAGTTGCGGCAAAAACTTCCTACGCGACTTTTCTGGTGAAATCCTTCCTCGACACTGGGAACAGGTTGAAGGACAAAAACGAACTCATGGCTGCTCTTTCAAGATCGCGCTTCATCATCTTCAACGTGAAAGGGGAAGGTCTCCTCTTTCTGGACAAATGGTCAAAGGACTGGAAAGAAAAGGAGAAAACAGATTCGGCAAAACTGTGGCAAGAGATGTACGATACTTTGAAAGTGCGCGCCGAGCCGTTTTCGAAGGTGAAATTCTTCGCAACGAGAAAGCCCAATCGGGATGAACCGTGGGTCAACAAGAGATTCGAAGGTGTTCAATCCTACGGCTGGGACATAGTGGACATAATGAAGCTAGGTTTGTTTGAGTTAATGTTCGATCAGGAAGAACTCGAAAAGAATCAGAATTTACAGTTAGCCGTCATGGTCGTACAAGAAGCCCTTCAAGAAAGATTCGAAGAGGCTATAAGAAAAGCTAGAGAGTTCTGTCTGAGGAATCAAATAAAAGTGTCGAACGAGCCAGAAATAATCATCAGAACGGCCATTGCGAATGGTTTCGATGTGAGGGCCCAAGCAGGTCTACCAGACGGTTTGGACGAGCTGATCGAAATGTTCGAAGAGGACGAAGAATTCAAAACAAAGATCATGCAGGAAATTCAAGGAAAGGCAACGATAGCGGCCTTAGTGAGGAGACTCAAAGCTGCAAAAGCAACCGGTTTCGATCTGATATGGGTCAAAACCAACTTCTTACAGTTCGATACCACAACGAGTAGAAGGATCGATTGGGACAGACCTGGACAGGTGACGGTCGTGGATATTTCGAAACTGAGAGCTCGACCACAATCGTTCGTCGTCGGTGCCGTTCTGATCGAAGTGATGAAATCGAGAGAGGAAAAGACCAATCAAGACCCAGTGTTCATCTTCTTGGATGAGTTGAACAAATATGCGCCACGTCACGGTGGAGGACCTCTATCGAACATATTCAGAGACATCGCCGAGCGTGGGAGATCTTTCAGAGTGATACTGATCGGTGCCGAACAAACGGCTTCCGAAGTGGACTACAGAATCATCACACAATCTTCCACAACCGTAGTTGGTCGTCAAAAAGGTGCAGAACTGATGAAACCTGAGTATGCCCATCTGACCGATGAACAAAAGGCAAGGGCAGCGTTGCTTCAACAAGGTGAAGTGATCATCGACCAACCTTTCATGAGAATTCCCATCACTGTTAGGTTCCCCCTTCCTGTCTGGTGCACCCGTGAGGATGGTGTTTACACCATGGGGCCAGAGGAAAGGAAGATGGTGGAAAAAAGGCTGTACGGGGGCGATTGA
- the lspA gene encoding signal peptidase II — MFWVTFVLLMDQLTKMLIERFLVVPTSIVPGFVWLTYTKNTGIAFGMFARSPWILWVTFFATFLLALVPAFVGCSKLTKAGLGMIVGGAMGNVVDRFRLGYVVDFINVKYFPAVFNIADLFITIGGVLILVSLLRGEKPLDDKGGQE; from the coding sequence ATGTTTTGGGTGACCTTCGTCTTGCTGATGGATCAGCTCACCAAAATGCTCATCGAACGGTTCTTGGTGGTTCCCACTTCCATCGTACCAGGTTTCGTCTGGTTGACCTACACGAAAAACACGGGCATCGCTTTCGGTATGTTTGCGAGGTCCCCGTGGATACTGTGGGTGACTTTCTTTGCCACATTCCTGCTCGCGCTAGTGCCGGCTTTCGTGGGTTGCTCGAAATTGACGAAAGCTGGCCTCGGAATGATCGTGGGTGGTGCCATGGGCAACGTGGTCGATAGATTCAGGTTGGGTTATGTGGTGGACTTCATAAATGTCAAATACTTCCCTGCCGTTTTCAACATCGCGGATCTTTTCATCACGATCGGTGGAGTGCTCATCCTTGTCAGCTTGTTGAGAGGTGAAAAGCCTCTTGACGATAAAGGTGGGCAAGAATGA
- a CDS encoding protein-glutamate O-methyltransferase CheR, giving the protein MQDFLSQFSGDLPMEDFQWFVKEVHRHFGLDLSGYKPHRMKRRIEILIRKYKLSSYQEYLRLLLSNSAVRDEFLDKLTINVTEFFRNPEKWWELRDKYLPELLSLSRSRFKAWSAGCASGEEPYSLAILLEELKAPVGAGVLATDIDEKAIEEAKRGIYESRSMISTPKSYIDRYFEIVDGMYKIKDSVKKRVTFQKHNMLQDPFPQGLDLIVCRNVVIYFEEHAKTQLYQNFAKALRIGGVLFVGSTERIFDHTSLGLKLLSPFFYQRVN; this is encoded by the coding sequence ATGCAGGACTTTCTTTCCCAATTCTCTGGTGACTTGCCCATGGAAGATTTCCAATGGTTCGTCAAAGAAGTGCACAGACATTTCGGCTTGGATTTGAGCGGTTACAAACCACACCGCATGAAACGCAGGATAGAAATATTGATAAGGAAATACAAGCTTTCCTCTTATCAAGAGTACTTGCGTCTCTTGCTGAGTAACAGTGCCGTTAGGGATGAATTTCTCGACAAGCTAACGATAAATGTGACCGAATTTTTCAGAAATCCAGAAAAATGGTGGGAGTTGAGAGACAAATACTTACCAGAGTTGTTGTCGCTTTCTAGGTCTCGGTTCAAAGCTTGGAGTGCGGGTTGCGCGAGTGGAGAGGAACCTTATTCTCTCGCCATCTTGTTGGAAGAACTGAAAGCTCCTGTGGGTGCTGGTGTTCTCGCAACGGACATAGATGAAAAAGCGATAGAAGAAGCTAAGCGCGGAATTTACGAGTCGCGATCGATGATCAGTACACCTAAAAGTTACATAGATCGTTACTTTGAGATCGTGGATGGTATGTACAAGATCAAAGATTCTGTGAAAAAGCGCGTGACGTTCCAAAAGCACAACATGCTCCAAGATCCGTTTCCACAAGGCCTCGATTTGATTGTGTGTCGCAACGTTGTCATCTATTTCGAAGAACACGCAAAGACGCAGTTGTATCAAAATTTTGCTAAGGCTCTCAGAATCGGTGGTGTACTGTTCGTTGGTAGCACGGAAAGAATCTTCGATCATACCAGTTTGGGTTTGAAACTACTCAGTCCATTCTTCTACCAGAGGGTGAATTGA
- a CDS encoding DNA polymerase III subunit alpha, translating into MIACIVSPYSFEGSIVRFEDLAIFVKENKLRSLLLADVNLHGAVHFHTFCRKLGLVPVLGLRKGNSIYYARNREEYEELVRSYNERREPKLNRLSLNDVELIYYLQKDDLEAHRVMCQLLRIEPQVNDGPSGKFDDVASLLKVHDYDLRVVHRLPDPPENWLDDIVRRSPLEYKKRLMNEIDIVRKLGFEPYFYTVKCIVDVARQNGIIIGPGRGSAVGSLLAHLLGITSVDPVRYGLMFERFLHEQRREPPDIDIDVADEQRSKLLYLLRNVFPYFAQISTFSTLTEKALMNEVKRLNIDLKGDVVKRIVGLPYRRSVHAAGIVVSQEPLNLPLVPFEDQKIIEYDMDSIEQIGVVKIDLLGLRTLTALDEIRRKVGIESVDLNDVRTYKLISNGKTSGIFQLEAQGARRLCRTVRPSNLEELSTLLALNRPGPLRAKMDKLYAERKRGCIDIEQTLFPETFGVIVYQEQVMKLAMDLAGFSPAEADLFRKAISEKDESIIERTLVDFKSKLIEKGYKPRFVQDVCGVLKKFALYAFNKSHSVAYSLLSFELAYLKAHWPKQFFELYMRENASDQNKIFHAVQELRSMGFRVLPPSVNHTLDEEKTFRLPLEVVSGVGKTVTQLCQKLGPFSNLKEFYERTKLPLSILQKLVWAGVFDELHSGRVEALEAFETLQKGFDETLSQLAAKVFGKQSESRKKLDYNEADLASLEEKAYGFPLTPFKFDFSNRFAPLSEIFATGRTLPVVVKVSKNFASDGSTIVRLKERVADGYFVLALTPDGRVLRQEKAEKVKRVVYELYGCFDENDLEEASEHEFVETSLCGKKVEMAQLRPLVDWYEISWEV; encoded by the coding sequence ATGATCGCTTGCATCGTTTCGCCCTATTCCTTCGAAGGATCCATCGTCAGATTCGAAGATCTTGCAATTTTTGTGAAAGAAAATAAGCTCAGATCACTCCTGCTCGCGGACGTGAACCTCCACGGTGCGGTTCATTTTCACACGTTCTGTAGAAAACTTGGTCTTGTTCCAGTGCTCGGTTTGAGGAAAGGGAACAGTATTTACTACGCGCGAAATAGGGAAGAATACGAAGAGTTGGTACGTTCTTACAACGAACGGAGAGAACCGAAGTTGAACCGCTTGAGTTTAAACGATGTCGAACTCATCTACTATCTTCAAAAAGATGATCTAGAAGCGCACAGAGTGATGTGTCAATTGCTTAGAATTGAACCGCAGGTGAACGATGGACCGTCTGGAAAGTTTGATGATGTGGCGAGCCTTTTGAAGGTTCATGACTATGATCTCAGAGTTGTTCATCGATTGCCGGATCCTCCGGAAAACTGGCTCGACGATATCGTTCGAAGATCTCCTCTAGAGTACAAAAAAAGATTGATGAATGAGATAGACATCGTGAGAAAGCTTGGATTCGAACCGTATTTCTACACGGTGAAGTGCATCGTCGACGTGGCAAGACAGAATGGGATCATCATTGGTCCGGGGCGTGGAAGTGCCGTTGGTAGCCTTTTAGCCCACCTTCTCGGCATCACGTCTGTTGATCCTGTTCGATATGGGTTGATGTTCGAACGATTTTTACACGAGCAACGGCGAGAACCTCCAGACATAGATATAGATGTCGCTGACGAACAACGCTCGAAGTTGTTGTATTTGCTCAGAAATGTCTTCCCCTACTTTGCGCAGATTTCGACGTTTTCAACGTTGACAGAAAAAGCTTTGATGAACGAAGTCAAGAGGCTCAACATCGATTTGAAGGGTGACGTGGTGAAACGGATCGTTGGGTTACCCTACCGAAGGAGTGTTCACGCAGCTGGGATCGTCGTGTCTCAAGAACCGTTGAACCTTCCTTTGGTACCTTTCGAGGATCAGAAGATCATAGAATACGACATGGATTCGATCGAGCAGATCGGCGTTGTGAAAATAGACTTACTCGGCCTTAGGACGTTGACCGCACTGGACGAAATTCGAAGAAAGGTCGGAATCGAAAGTGTAGATTTGAACGACGTGCGCACTTACAAACTCATCTCGAATGGAAAAACATCTGGCATTTTTCAGTTGGAAGCTCAGGGTGCAAGGAGGTTGTGTAGAACTGTCAGGCCTTCAAATTTGGAAGAACTGTCCACACTCTTAGCTTTGAACAGGCCAGGACCACTCAGGGCGAAGATGGACAAACTCTACGCGGAACGAAAACGCGGTTGTATCGATATCGAGCAAACTTTGTTTCCAGAAACTTTTGGAGTGATAGTTTATCAAGAACAAGTGATGAAACTGGCGATGGATTTGGCTGGTTTTTCACCTGCCGAAGCAGATCTCTTCAGAAAAGCCATTTCAGAGAAAGATGAAAGCATCATCGAACGAACCTTGGTCGATTTCAAAAGTAAGCTCATTGAGAAAGGTTACAAACCACGATTTGTTCAGGATGTGTGTGGTGTTTTGAAAAAATTCGCTCTGTATGCTTTCAATAAATCTCACAGTGTTGCGTATTCTCTTTTGAGCTTTGAACTGGCATACTTGAAAGCACACTGGCCAAAGCAGTTCTTCGAACTGTACATGAGAGAGAACGCCTCTGATCAAAATAAAATTTTTCATGCTGTGCAGGAACTCCGTTCCATGGGATTTCGTGTCCTACCTCCATCCGTTAACCACACCTTAGACGAGGAAAAGACGTTCCGACTACCGTTGGAAGTGGTGAGCGGTGTTGGAAAAACAGTGACACAGTTGTGCCAAAAGTTGGGCCCATTTTCGAATCTCAAAGAATTCTACGAAAGGACGAAGCTTCCATTGTCAATCCTTCAAAAGCTGGTTTGGGCTGGGGTGTTCGATGAGCTTCACTCTGGTCGCGTGGAAGCATTGGAGGCTTTTGAAACACTTCAGAAAGGCTTCGATGAAACGTTGAGTCAGTTGGCAGCGAAAGTTTTTGGCAAGCAGAGCGAGTCGAGAAAAAAGCTTGACTACAACGAAGCCGACCTCGCAAGCTTGGAAGAGAAAGCTTACGGTTTTCCACTCACACCCTTTAAATTTGATTTTTCAAACAGATTCGCTCCGCTGTCTGAGATCTTCGCCACGGGACGGACGCTCCCAGTTGTTGTTAAAGTTTCGAAAAACTTTGCGAGCGATGGTTCAACCATAGTACGGTTGAAGGAACGCGTTGCAGATGGATATTTTGTGCTCGCTTTGACGCCAGACGGTCGCGTTTTGAGGCAGGAGAAGGCAGAGAAAGTCAAGCGTGTTGTTTATGAACTCTACGGTTGCTTTGATGAAAACGATTTGGAAGAAGCGTCCGAACATGAATTTGTGGAAACAAGTTTGTGTGGAAAAAAGGTTGAAATGGCCCAGTTGAGACCACTCGTTGATTGGTACGAAATTTCGTGGGAAGTTTAA
- a CDS encoding HD domain-containing protein, with product MVTLLGDSLDVAHDFHSAWRLIERNPTLYEMVLVDCHGFDHKDILTFVRSVRENVSPLFPRIFLSYAPFDVDLIKAGVDEFINEERLIEPLIFDFGNVGYLTSFTGFMSDLFKFKDSYLFEHSIRVKTFTRLFTMLCVEAGLIDSVFATNITLASFFHDLGKLVIPDSILNKPSSLSEDEFSVVKMHTTFGAKMLEKLIRTFREEKFLTILFNVVKYHHERYDGGGYPEGLKEKQIPLEARIVAIMDVFEALMSDRPYRTAYTFEEALRIVKNDEDHFDPEILQIFLANSEYFRC from the coding sequence GTGGTAACACTTTTGGGAGACTCTCTAGACGTGGCGCACGATTTTCACAGCGCATGGAGATTGATAGAGAGAAACCCAACGCTCTATGAAATGGTGCTCGTTGACTGTCATGGTTTTGATCACAAAGACATTCTCACGTTCGTCCGCTCGGTTCGAGAGAACGTTTCACCGTTGTTTCCAAGAATTTTTCTGTCTTACGCCCCCTTCGACGTGGACTTGATCAAAGCGGGTGTGGATGAATTCATCAATGAGGAAAGATTGATTGAACCTTTAATTTTCGATTTTGGCAATGTTGGATATCTCACCAGTTTCACCGGTTTCATGAGTGATTTGTTCAAATTCAAAGATTCATACTTATTCGAACATTCGATCCGCGTGAAAACCTTCACTCGCCTTTTCACTATGCTCTGCGTCGAAGCTGGTTTGATAGATTCAGTTTTTGCGACGAACATCACTCTCGCCAGTTTCTTTCACGATCTAGGAAAACTGGTCATACCAGATTCGATACTGAACAAACCTTCCAGTCTGAGCGAGGATGAATTCTCTGTCGTTAAAATGCACACGACTTTCGGCGCCAAGATGCTGGAAAAGCTCATCAGGACTTTTCGCGAAGAAAAATTTCTAACCATCTTGTTCAACGTGGTGAAGTATCACCACGAGAGATACGATGGGGGAGGTTACCCTGAAGGCCTCAAAGAAAAGCAAATACCGTTGGAAGCGAGGATCGTTGCGATAATGGATGTGTTCGAAGCGCTGATGTCTGACAGACCTTATCGAACGGCATACACCTTTGAAGAAGCTCTTCGAATCGTGAAAAACGACGAAGATCATTTCGATCCGGAGATTCTTCAGATTTTTCTAGCGAACAGTGAATACTTTCGTTGTTAA
- a CDS encoding RluA family pseudouridine synthase, translating to MTIKVGKNEAGQRLDLYVLSKLPKIVSRSFLQKLIKEGQIKVNNRVEKASYRVKPNDEISLPDRPTPQQVEIVAEPIELQILYEDPDLIVVNKPAGMIVHPIPSHTSGTLVNALLYHCKDLQGIGGELRPGIVHRLDKETSGVIVVAKNDFSHRSLSAQFKNREVFKMYFAVIHGCPDELEGEIQINLARHPTVRVKMTVAREGRSAVTLYKILKRFGNLASLAAVYPKTGRTHQIRVHMKYIGHPILGDRLYGKADPVHVERQLLHAAVLEFKHPRSNEKMRFVAPLPEDFKSIIRRLHEESTK from the coding sequence TTGACGATAAAGGTGGGCAAGAATGAGGCTGGACAGAGGCTCGACTTGTACGTCCTTTCAAAATTGCCCAAGATTGTCTCTCGCTCTTTTTTGCAGAAACTCATAAAGGAAGGACAAATAAAAGTCAACAACAGAGTGGAGAAAGCCAGCTACAGGGTCAAGCCAAACGATGAGATTTCACTACCAGACCGTCCAACACCTCAACAAGTAGAAATCGTTGCGGAACCCATAGAACTTCAAATTCTGTACGAAGATCCTGACCTCATAGTCGTCAACAAACCTGCCGGCATGATAGTCCATCCCATCCCGTCACACACGAGTGGTACGTTGGTGAACGCACTCTTGTATCACTGTAAAGATCTACAAGGTATAGGTGGAGAGCTCAGACCTGGTATTGTACATCGGTTGGACAAGGAAACCTCTGGTGTGATCGTGGTTGCGAAGAACGATTTTTCTCACAGATCGCTCTCGGCGCAATTCAAAAACAGAGAGGTCTTCAAAATGTACTTCGCCGTGATACACGGATGTCCCGATGAACTTGAAGGTGAAATACAGATCAACCTCGCGAGGCATCCGACAGTTCGAGTCAAGATGACTGTGGCGAGGGAAGGAAGATCGGCCGTCACTCTGTACAAGATCTTGAAAAGGTTCGGCAATTTGGCATCTTTGGCTGCAGTGTATCCGAAAACTGGTCGAACGCACCAGATAAGGGTACACATGAAGTACATCGGTCATCCGATCTTGGGTGATAGACTCTACGGAAAAGCTGATCCTGTCCACGTCGAAAGGCAGTTATTGCATGCAGCCGTTTTGGAATTCAAACATCCAAGGAGCAACGAAAAGATGAGATTCGTGGCACCGCTTCCAGAAGATTTCAAATCGATCATCAGGCGCTTGCATGAGGAGTCAACGAAATGA
- a CDS encoding amidohydrolase family protein: MTLKDCLVYCDGKFVEMDLFIENGIFTNDPTGPIVDLKGYYVMPGFVDSHAHVIGTGHKYGLLNLENVTSLDQLLELLEHQPQNLLIGRGWNEEKLGGRPTRQLLDRIQKPVLLVRRCGHVGVANSALMRSVGIWKEDGFFREKELEDVKKKIPLEGERFYRIGEERFLMHGVTFVHSDDLHGMEWDKLKGILRGSKIRLFEKIHFESPSKLERFDDFGHISDRVFAKAVKIFADGSVGGRTAWLSVPYADDPNNFGMKLLSEEDIEKFASLCDEKNVQLCVHAIGDEAVHTVAKVLSKHPGHRIIHAQLVREEDLPLLRNTLFSVQPHFAIEDERLMESALPKELKALKYPFSFLFNLGFKIAFSSDAPVSPEDPKYVIEKALKIGFTKQQAIELYTIAGAKLAGLNNLGKIEAGYLADFCIYEREPLKFDEDPVAVYVAGELVYTK, from the coding sequence TTGACGCTCAAAGATTGCTTGGTGTACTGTGATGGCAAATTCGTTGAGATGGACTTGTTCATCGAGAACGGCATTTTCACGAACGATCCCACAGGACCGATCGTGGATTTGAAAGGATACTATGTCATGCCCGGTTTTGTAGATTCTCACGCGCACGTGATAGGAACTGGACACAAGTATGGCCTTTTGAATTTGGAGAACGTGACTTCCTTGGATCAACTGTTAGAGCTCCTTGAACATCAACCGCAAAACCTTTTGATTGGCAGGGGCTGGAATGAAGAAAAACTCGGTGGAAGGCCCACCAGACAGTTACTAGATCGTATACAAAAACCCGTCTTGCTCGTGAGACGTTGTGGTCACGTTGGAGTGGCCAACTCTGCGCTCATGAGATCGGTTGGAATTTGGAAAGAAGACGGATTTTTCAGAGAGAAAGAACTTGAAGATGTGAAAAAGAAGATACCTCTGGAAGGAGAAAGGTTCTATAGAATCGGCGAAGAACGTTTTTTGATGCACGGAGTCACCTTCGTTCATTCGGACGATCTTCACGGTATGGAATGGGACAAATTGAAAGGTATATTGAGGGGTTCAAAGATCAGGTTGTTCGAGAAAATTCACTTCGAATCACCGTCTAAACTGGAACGATTCGATGATTTTGGCCACATCTCCGATCGTGTCTTCGCGAAGGCTGTGAAGATCTTTGCGGACGGCTCAGTGGGTGGAAGAACTGCGTGGCTCAGTGTACCCTACGCGGACGACCCGAACAACTTTGGAATGAAGCTGCTCAGCGAGGAAGACATCGAAAAATTCGCAAGCTTGTGCGATGAGAAGAACGTTCAACTTTGTGTTCATGCCATCGGTGATGAAGCTGTTCACACGGTTGCCAAAGTTTTGAGCAAACATCCTGGGCATCGTATCATACACGCCCAACTGGTTCGAGAAGAAGACTTACCACTTTTAAGAAATACACTGTTTTCCGTACAACCACACTTCGCGATAGAGGATGAACGGCTGATGGAATCCGCGTTGCCTAAAGAGCTCAAGGCGTTGAAGTATCCATTTTCGTTCCTGTTCAACCTCGGTTTCAAGATCGCTTTTTCGAGTGATGCTCCCGTTTCTCCAGAAGATCCAAAGTACGTGATAGAGAAAGCTCTGAAAATAGGCTTTACGAAGCAACAAGCAATTGAGCTTTACACGATCGCGGGGGCAAAATTGGCAGGCTTGAACAATTTAGGAAAGATCGAGGCAGGCTACTTGGCAGATTTCTGCATTTATGAAAGAGAGCCATTGAAATTCGATGAAGATCCAGTTGCGGTCTACGTAGCCGGGGAACTCGTCTACACAAAATAA